Below is a window of Moorella thermoacetica DNA.
GGCGCCGGCGGTTGGATACGGTTCTTAATGCCGTCCAGGCCGGCCTTCAACATGACGGCAATGGCCAGGTAGGGGTTGGTCGAGGGGTCGGGATGGCGTACCTCCAGCCGCGTTGACAGGCCCCGCTTGGCGGGGATACGGATCAGGGGGCTACGGTTTTGAGGTGACCAGGCTATATACACCGGGGCTTCGTAACCAGGTACCAGACGCTTGTATGAGTTAACAGTGGGATTGGTAATTGCCGTCATGCCCCGGGCGTGGGCTATCAGGCCGCCGATAAAGTAGTAGGCAACCTGGCTCAGCTGGAGATCGTCGTCAGGGTCGTAAAAGGCATTTTGGCCGGCGCGGAAAAGAGAGATATTGCAGTGCATGCCCGAACCGGCAATGCCGTAAATGGGCTTGGGCATAAAGGTGGCATGGAGGCCGTGGCGCTGGGCGATGGTCCGCACCACAAACTTGAAAGTAGCGATATTGTCGGCCGTCCTTAAGGCGTCGGCGTATTTAAAATCTATCTCATGCTGGCCGGGAGCCACCTCATGGTGGGAGGCCTCGATTTCAAACCCCATCTGCTGCAGGGTCAGGACCATATCCCTCCGGGCGTCTTCCCCCAGGTCTACCGGGGTCAGGTCAAAATAACCGGCCCGATCGTGGGTTTCCAGGGTCGGCCGGCCGGTGGCGTCGGTATGGAAGAGGAAAAACTCCGCCTCCGGGCCGACATTCATGGTATAACCCAGGGCCTCGGCTTCAGCGATAACCCGCTTTAAGGTCCCGCGTGGGCACCCGATAAAAGGCGTGCCGTCGGCATTATAAACGTCGCAGATCAACCGCGCCACGGCGTCGCCATTGGGCTTCCAGGGAAAGATGGTAAAGGTGGATGGGTCCGGGCGCAGGTACATATCAGATTCTTCAATCCGGACGAAACCCTCAATAGAGGACCCGTCGAACATCAACTCGTTATTGAGGGCTTTGGGAAGCTGGTCCAGGGTGATGGCGACATTTTTCAGCACCCCAAAGATATCGGTAAACTGGAGGCGAATAAACTTGACTCCCAGGTCGGTAGCTTTCTGTAAAATCGCTTCCCGGCTATCCACCATGTGCTAATTTTTCCCTCCCAGTAATGATGAAAGCGCCCCCTTGACATAGGACGCCTTTTTTAACTCATTCGGCTTGATTATAGCATCGTTCCCGGCAGGTTTCAATAATTTTTTAACCCTTCAAGCGATGCTTGCTAACGCCTCGCCGGTCTTAAAAAAACCGGTGAGGTTAGGACCTGATCCGGCCCGGACACATAGAGCCAGTAATAGGATGTTTCTCCCGGTGCCGCCAGTTCAACTTTCCAAGCAGGCCTGCGCCCCCCTCCAGCGCCTCTGGTTTCCGCCTGCCAGATGGCTTTTCCCATATTTTTATAGCCCTGGAAAAGCAAAAACTGGTAATCGCCCTCTACTACCCCCTGCCAGTAGATTTTGATCTCCAAAATAGCACCCGGCGGCAGGGTGACTGAAGTCCCCGGCGGCTGGCCGTTAATTAAAAAATAAGCCAGACCCCCGCGGCGGCTGGCCACAGTATACCCCCGCCGCAGGGCCAGGTCCAGGAAGTATTTCTGTTCCTGCCAGGGTAGGCCCGCCCAGCTGTCGGGTAGGTAGACGTAAGTTACATAGCCCTGATAGGGGAGTACTTGATGCCAGTCGCTACCGGCTCGGGCCGAAGGCAAATAGCCAGTTAAGAAAACCCTGCCGGACAGGCGCGCCACCTCCCTGCGCCACAGTTGCAGGGGTCGCGACTCCAGGTCGAAGTACCACTGCAGGCCGGAAAAGACCTCCAGACCACTGTAATCCACCACCGGCTCGTCCTCCCAGGGCCAGGGAGGCCGACCGAAGGGGTAGGATACGGTTACCGAGGCGGTATGGCCAGGTAAGCGGTTAACCCGGTCAATAATCACCTGGCCGGGGTTCCTGGCATTCTGCCAGCCTTCTAGGGCCGTCAAGCCATAAATAAGGAGGTGCCCGGCGCTATTCCTGGTAGCTAGTTCCAGGCCCGGGAAGACGGCAATGGTGCCTGATAAATCCCGGCAGAGGCCGGCGAACTCTTCCCAGAAACCGGCGATCAAATCAGCGTGGGGAGTGAAATACAGGGCCCGGTAGCCTCGCCCAACAAGTTCCTTTACTACTGCTGCCGGCGACCAGTGGCCGTCGTCGTGGCTGGAGTTATGCATTTGCAGCTCCACCGGTTGCCAGTGGGGATGGGCTGGCAGGGGTGCCAGCAGGATGGTGGTGGCGGCGCGGCAGGTCATACCTGCAAAGGTGATAAACTCCAGTTCCAGGGAGTGTTCACCGCCGGTAACCTGCAGAGCGGACAGACCAGCCGTCTTCAGGATCAACCACGAACAGGCGTAGCGCTTATCTTCTCTTCCCAGGGTGGCTAAGTAAGCCGCCGGGTCGGAGGTCCGGGCCCCGGCAGGCAGGAGGTAAACCGGCATTACCCCAGGAAAGATAATATTACGCCCGGCGACCGGGCGGCCGTCCAGCAATACCCGCCGCAACCTCAGGTAGCTGGTGGGGCCGGTATCCCAGGCGCTGACCGGGACGGCCCACTGCTCCGCCCCCGGCTGCCAGCGTAAAAATTCCGGCAGGATGATCTTCATACCCGAAACACTCCAGGGCAGAGATTAGTCTGTTTATTTAAGGTTGCCCCAGGGCGATACATGGCTCTTCATTTACGCCTGGCCCAGGACCTCGGCTGCGTAACCCAGGATGCGCTGCAGGATTTCTTCCCGCTTAATGTTAATGGCTTCAAAATCCATGGCCGGGATATAATAACTCTCCATGTGGTCATGGGTGATCTTTGCCTCGCGGATATGGGCGATGGCCCGGTCCAGGGCGGCTTGATAGCGGACGATGGCGCTGGCGATCTCATTTCCATAGAGTTTTAAGTGCTCCCGGTCGATAAACTTATTCAAATCCAGGGCCATGGCCACCTGGAGGCCCGGGATATCCTGCAGGTCGATGGCGTGGGGTGGCTGCCAGTTCATGACCGCCACCTGGATCTCCGGGATAATGACCATGTCAATATTGTTGGGGTCAAAGGGACAGTGGTAGACCTCGGTATAAAGGCCCTTTTCGTTGGCCACCCGGGCTACCGTCGCCAGGATCCCCGGTACGCCGCTGCCCGGGTCCCCTGCTACCGTATACAGCCGTCGCACGTCCTGGAGCAGGGTTTCCAGGTTGCCGGTTACCAGGCCCCTGGGGGTCAGGGCGGTGGCAAAAAGATGGCGTTCCCTGGCCGGCTGGTTATAGCGGGACCTTACGCCGGCAAAAATAGCTTCGAGGAGTTCGGCCTTGGCCTGGTAGACCCGTGGCCAGAGCATGCTCTCAGCGACGTAGCTTTCCCATTCGTCCCGGATAACCTTGGCTTCCTTCAAAGCACTGTAGGCAATACGGTACAGGCGGCTGATGCGCTGGTTGTCCTGGAGGACCTGTTCCTTGCTGGCCCGCATCTTATCCTCGTCCCAGTAGTCACCCAGGTGGATGATTTCATCAACAGCGCCCGGATTCTTGGGATCTACGATGTGGGGGGCGGTGCCGTCGATAATGGCTACCCGGATCTTGGGTATAACCACGCCGTCCAGGGAGTCGTTATCAGAAGAACAGCAGTGGAATTCCACGTCAAAGCCACGTTCCAGCATGGCTTCCCCGATTTTGCGCATAAAGGTTGACTTGCCTACGCCAGGACCGCCCTTAACGACAAAGATACGGGTGGCATCGGGTTCGATAATGAAATCGTAAAAGGAATAAAACCCCATGTAGGTATTACCGCCGGGAAATACTTTTTTTAATTTGCCCCTTGGCATGGCTGTCCCTCCTGTGCCAGCCTGATGTACCTGCATAGCCGGCTATTATACATGTTATGCGGCCGGGAGCGGGACTTTCGGGGGCTGTGAGAGGAAATAAATGGAATTCATAGGAGCACCTCAGGGGGGGACTGACGCCCGCTCCATAAAGACAGCCACCACCGCCGCTAAAACATCCGGAGCCCGGAAGCCGTACCTTCAGCCTCGGGGCAACTAACAAATGGAGGGTACCCTTTGGACATCGGTGAAAGCCTGGTCGGCTCTTATTTTAAATACGTCTTGGGTTGCAAAATCGTGGTCTACAACTGCCACCTGGACGGTGGCGGCGAGCTCGACGTCGTCGCCCTGGACCCGGACGGCAAAAAAATCTACCTCTGCGAGGTGGCCACCCACCTGCGCGGCCTCCTCTATGGCGACAGCAACGCTGCCACCGTAGAGCGGGTCAGCCACAAAATCAAAAGGGCGGCTGCCTTTGCTGCCGCCAACTTCCCCGACCGGGAACCGGTCTTCATGCTCTGGGCGCCGGCCGTTTCCCGGCGTCTGGTTCAAGACCTGCTCCGCCTCCAGCCAGATCCCGGCACTCAGAAAATTACCCTCAAATTTATTTTCAATCATGATTATACCGCCTGCATCCGCCGCCTGCGGGATATCGCCCGGCAAAACATTAAAACCACCGACGAACCGGCCTTCCGGCTGCTGCAGATCCTGGAGCATCTGCGGTAAAGATCTAAGGTAAAGCAACCGGTTTCATGGCAACATTGTAAAACCGGCTACTTTAAAATGAACATCAAAGGCAAAAGCTTCTTCAATCCCCCCTCGTTCCATAACTTTAAACGATACAGCATCGGTCAAGGAGAAGGTTTGATCGTCGAATTTGCGCAATAGTTTAACAGCTTCTGTTGTAATATCTGAATCTATATAGACAACCTGGATTTTCAGTGAGGCACTTATTTTCTCCCACCAGCCCAACGCTACATCCAGACCGCTATCGAGGCGTAATAAAACATAGGTTTCAGCAGCCACCAGATTAGTCGTTAGAAGCTGTCCATATTCTTTCAGTGCTTTTTTATAAAAGGGGGCCGCAATGGTATGGTACTGATCCCGGCGGTTGACTACTGCTACCCAGGCCGAAGTATCTACAAACAACTTCTTCACTCTTTCCAGGTCTCCCTTTCCCGTAGAACCAGGTAGTGATCATGCCTTTGTGCTATATCGGAAGTTTTTCCTGTTCCTATCCCGATAATATCCAGAGCTGGATCCTCCCTACCCAAATCTTCCTCGAGTCCACGATAAACATATTTTCTAACAAGGTCAGACTTGGATACCTTTTTTTTCTTCGCGACCTGCCTCAATCGTTCATGAACTCTTTGGTCAAGATATACCTGCAAAGGAACTTTATTCATGAGATAAACCACCTCCAATTTATCTTCATGTTAATATTATACATGAATATATCTCTCTATTCCAGCATACCTTATCTCTGATATCCCTGTATACTCTGCTCATTATGTGCTAGAATGGAGATGGGGAGGCTCTCCCGGAAGATGATGGTTCCATTACTCTTGCCCTGGATGACCTGGAACTGGCTGTTAACGCTTCTACTAAAGATGAGGTCCTTCGGGAACTGGTGGCCGATTTTAAATTAGCGCTCTTGCGACAAAAATGGTTGGGTCTGCCTTTAGGTCAAGATTACGGAAGAAGAGTTCTGGCAAAGCTTACAAAAGCGCCCCGGGCGTCGACCGACCGGGGCGGCAGAATTTAAGCCATCTTTTTCAGCAGCCAAGCCATATTTTCGCCCAGGGTTGCAAAGGTCCTTTTTCCTTCTTCGTCTTTTTCCAGATCGCCAATATCCCTGGAAAGGGTCATATTCCAGTAGCTTGAATTGGGTACGATCATTTGATTTATACCAAAAAAGAAGTTAATGGCGGCATAAGTAAAGTTAGCCCCCGCCCGCCTCGCAGCTACGACAGCGGCACCGACCTTTCTCTTAAACAAACCCCCGTTGGCGCTGGAAACAAAGCCGGAGCGGTCGATCAGGGCTTTAACCTCCGGCGTAACGTTGCCGAAATAAACCGGGGAGCCGATAATAATACCATCGGCTTCAATCATCTTGGCAATAAAAGTGTTCATGTCGTCGTCAGTTATGGTGCAGCGCTTATCCTTATTCCTGATACAACCGCCGCAAGCCTTACAGCCTGAAAGCCTTTTACCGCCAAGCTGAATAAGTTCTGTTTCGATTCCCTCCTGTTCAAGCTTACTCAATACGATTTTTAAGCTTGCAAAGGTGTTGCCGTTTTTCCTGGGGCTACCGTTAAAAGCCACTACTTTCACCTTGGTACCCTCCGCTTATAAATTAAACTGACAAAGTTATTATATAACATCAGGCGGGAAATGGAAGGACTTGTGAAGTGTTATAACCAAACATATAGAAGCACCCCGGTTGCGGGGTCCTTCGCCACCACACCCCGGGGTGATATGGGGCCGCCTCTTTTTCGGGATACACCGGGATGGGCAAGGTACCCAGGTCTACTTCCCGGGTAACTACCTGCCCGGCTACACCCGTACCAGTTCCCGCGGGTAATCCGTCAGGATCTCGTTCTTTTCCCGGCCGACATAGATAACATCCGTCACCCTGGGCCCGCCAATGCCGGGACGGTAGATGGTCGGCAGGAGCAGGTCTACTACCATGCCGGCCTCGATAACCTCCTCCCGCCCTCTACCGACAATGGGGTAGAACTCCGACTGGCGCAGGCCCACGCCGTAACCCACCACCTCCAGGTAACTATCGCCATAGCCGGCGACTTCTACAACCTGCCTGGCGGCGGCATCCACCGTCCCTGCCGTGACCCCGGGCCTTAAAGCGGCTATGGCCCGGCCCTGGGCCTCCAGCAGGAGATAGTAGATATTTTCTTGCTCCGGAGGGATCCGGCCTACAGCCACGGTCCGGCACATCTTGGCACAGTAACCCTCGTAAGTCGCGCCCAGGTGGATGACCACCGCCTCCCCCGGCGCAATCTTTTTATTGCTCGCACAGGGGTGGGTCAGGAGGACCCGTTCCCCAGAGACCACCTGAGGCCGGAAGGAAGACCCACCTGAGCCTGCTTTCAACATGGCGTATTCCGCTTCGGCCAGGATGTCCAGCTCCGTGACCCCCGGCCGGACGCTTTTGATGGCCGCTTCCATGCCGCGGCAGGCGGCCGCCGCCGCCCGCCGCAGGAGTTCTACTTCCGTTGGTTCTTTAATGGAGCGAAGGCGATAAAAGAGATCGCTTGCCCCGGTAAAGCTGGCCTCCGGAAAGGCCCGGCGCAGGCCGTCGTAGACGGCAAAATCGACAAAGTAGCGTTCAAAACCTATACGCGGTACCTTGAAACCATAGGCCTTGATGCGTTCCACAACTTTGCTGGCCAGGCTCTCCCGTGGAAAGTAATAGCCATAGGTGGTGAGCCCTGACTCCCGTTCTACATAATCAGCATCCAGCCAGAGGGTCACAGCACATGGTTCTCCCTCCCTGGGGATAAGCACGGCCAGGCACTCGATCTGGGTCAGGCCGGTAAAGTAAATCAGGTTCTCCCGGTTGACCACAAAGAGCAGATCCAGGTCTTTTTCTATCATCAGTTCCCGGGCCTTCTCAATACGGTTGGCATAACGTGCTGTCAAGGCTATCAACCCCTATCAACTAATCATTACTCAAAGTCTTTGGGTTCAACCAGCAGGGAAACAACCACTCCGCCAACCAGGGCCCAGAAGGGAGCACTAATCTTCAAGACGGTGATCCCCGACATGGCGATGACCAAGGCAAAGAACGCTCCGACTTTAAACTTTTTAGACGCAAAGGCCATTTCAAAGGAGCTAACCAGTACGCCGATCATAGCCAGGCCAGCCAGGAGAGATACCAGGTCCGCCGGCAAAGCCTTGACAAAGGGTACGGCTACGCTGGCAACAAGGCCAAAAGCTCCAAAAGTAACACCATTAACGATACTGGCTGCATAGCGGCCGTTTTTATCTTCTCCTGCTTCACTGGAAGCGCAGATAGCCGTCATGGGACCGGCGATATTGGCATTATGCCCTCCGAAGAAGGAAGTCACTATACCGCCAATGCCGCTGACAATGGTCATCATATTAATGGGGGGTTTATACCCCTCGGCCATGAGGACGCCGATGGCCTGGGCGTTTTCAGCCCCGACCACCAGTGCCGCGAGGGGAATACCAATGGATAAGAAGGAGCCCAGGCTGAACTCTGGCCAAAATACCTGAGGAGCAATCCACTGAACGTTGACAGCCGAAAATTTAAAACCGCCAAAAAAGAGGGCCGCGATTACCCCGGCTACTAGAGCACCCAGGACAGGCGACACCTTTTTCGTTAACCGGGACATAAGGAGGTAGACCAGCAGGCCGATACCGGCAATCAGGGGTGCCTTTTGGACCGAGGTGATAATCCCGGTACCAAAGCGAATCATTGCCCCGGCAATCATAGCCATGACAATTGGTCCTGGTAGCCAGCGCATAACTTTACCGATGAGGCCGGAAATACCCAATAAGAGTACCAGAACGCCAGCAATAAAATAAGCACCTACTACCTGGTTAAAGGGGAATAAAGGTATGGCTGATGCGAGCATCACCGCTCCCGGGATCGAGTAGGCGCCGTTGATGGGCTGTTTGTAGTAACCAGCCAGCAACACGCCCAGCAGGCCGCCAAAGAAATAGATGGAAAAGAGCCAGGAGATGGTCTGGGCCTGGGTCAATTTACCATTGGCTGCGGCATTCATCACAATCAAAGCCGGACCGGTACAACCAAAGACAGTGGCAATGATGCCTGCCGTGACGGTATTAACATTCAAGTGGCGCGGTAGGTCGCCGAAACCAGAAGCATACCCTGGGCCGGGTTCAATCAGGCCACTCTTTCGAGGTGTGGTGGCTTTAGCAATTGCCACAAATGGACCCTCCTTCAGAAATTTTCTGGCATGGCATTTATTACCATCTATTGGCAAAACTCGAGGGAAGCGGCATCCTCCGTGGAGAATGCCGCCTATCCCATCCAGGAAACTCTAGCCGGGCAGTGACATGCCCTTGCACCTCTCAGAAGTTATGCGCCCCGCTTTAAGACCGACATATCCACGCCGCGCTGGCGCAGCCATTTAGGCAGGAGCTCGTTGTCCACCCGTTCGCTCACGGCTGGAGCCTTTCTGGTCAACAGCTCGGCGAGGGGTTCACTGACGTTGATGCCGCCCATGGCGCCGTCGAAGATAATAACCTTCCGGGTGCCGGTGGCGCGGTAGGCAAAGTTCATGGCCGCCTCGGTACTCTTGATCACCGTGGCGTAATCCATATAGTTGAGGTTCAAGGGATCGCGGTTAAAGAGCTCGGCCTGTTCCTGGCCCACGACCACCGTCGGAATCTGCTCGGCGAAGAATGCCGACGGATACCCGGTCCAGGCGTAGTTGTGGACGCACATCTTGATGGCCGGGTTCACGGGCGGGATATCCTTCAGAAGAGGTTTACCCCGCTTGCCGTAAAAGGCTTCCGTGTACCAGGTATAAGGCGGTAAGGGCGCATCCAGGTCGTAGAGATCCATGTTGGCGCCGGTAAAATTGGCGTAGATAACCCCGGCGGAAAAGACGTAGGGTACCGGGCAGGGGAAGTCCAGGGCCGCGATACACTCGTCGATCTCGCCGAAGAGGGTCATGATCTTGCCG
It encodes the following:
- a CDS encoding M24 family metallopeptidase, translated to MTARYANRIEKARELMIEKDLDLLFVVNRENLIYFTGLTQIECLAVLIPREGEPCAVTLWLDADYVERESGLTTYGYYFPRESLASKVVERIKAYGFKVPRIGFERYFVDFAVYDGLRRAFPEASFTGASDLFYRLRSIKEPTEVELLRRAAAAACRGMEAAIKSVRPGVTELDILAEAEYAMLKAGSGGSSFRPQVVSGERVLLTHPCASNKKIAPGEAVVIHLGATYEGYCAKMCRTVAVGRIPPEQENIYYLLLEAQGRAIAALRPGVTAGTVDAAARQVVEVAGYGDSYLEVVGYGVGLRQSEFYPIVGRGREEVIEAGMVVDLLLPTIYRPGIGGPRVTDVIYVGREKNEILTDYPRELVRV
- a CDS encoding PRK06851 family protein, whose protein sequence is MPRGKLKKVFPGGNTYMGFYSFYDFIIEPDATRIFVVKGGPGVGKSTFMRKIGEAMLERGFDVEFHCCSSDNDSLDGVVIPKIRVAIIDGTAPHIVDPKNPGAVDEIIHLGDYWDEDKMRASKEQVLQDNQRISRLYRIAYSALKEAKVIRDEWESYVAESMLWPRVYQAKAELLEAIFAGVRSRYNQPARERHLFATALTPRGLVTGNLETLLQDVRRLYTVAGDPGSGVPGILATVARVANEKGLYTEVYHCPFDPNNIDMVIIPEIQVAVMNWQPPHAIDLQDIPGLQVAMALDLNKFIDREHLKLYGNEIASAIVRYQAALDRAIAHIREAKITHDHMESYYIPAMDFEAINIKREEILQRILGYAAEVLGQA
- the glnA gene encoding type I glutamate--ammonia ligase; protein product: MVDSREAILQKATDLGVKFIRLQFTDIFGVLKNVAITLDQLPKALNNELMFDGSSIEGFVRIEESDMYLRPDPSTFTIFPWKPNGDAVARLICDVYNADGTPFIGCPRGTLKRVIAEAEALGYTMNVGPEAEFFLFHTDATGRPTLETHDRAGYFDLTPVDLGEDARRDMVLTLQQMGFEIEASHHEVAPGQHEIDFKYADALRTADNIATFKFVVRTIAQRHGLHATFMPKPIYGIAGSGMHCNISLFRAGQNAFYDPDDDLQLSQVAYYFIGGLIAHARGMTAITNPTVNSYKRLVPGYEAPVYIAWSPQNRSPLIRIPAKRGLSTRLEVRHPDPSTNPYLAIAVMLKAGLDGIKNRIQPPAPINANIFDMEATRLRAEGIDLLPGTLDEALDALEKDPVIREALGPHIYQRFMEAKRIECEEYRTRVHQWEIEHYLTKF
- a CDS encoding benzoate/H(+) symporter BenE family transporter encodes the protein MAIAKATTPRKSGLIEPGPGYASGFGDLPRHLNVNTVTAGIIATVFGCTGPALIVMNAAANGKLTQAQTISWLFSIYFFGGLLGVLLAGYYKQPINGAYSIPGAVMLASAIPLFPFNQVVGAYFIAGVLVLLLGISGLIGKVMRWLPGPIVMAMIAGAMIRFGTGIITSVQKAPLIAGIGLLVYLLMSRLTKKVSPVLGALVAGVIAALFFGGFKFSAVNVQWIAPQVFWPEFSLGSFLSIGIPLAALVVGAENAQAIGVLMAEGYKPPINMMTIVSGIGGIVTSFFGGHNANIAGPMTAICASSEAGEDKNGRYAASIVNGVTFGAFGLVASVAVPFVKALPADLVSLLAGLAMIGVLVSSFEMAFASKKFKVGAFFALVIAMSGITVLKISAPFWALVGGVVVSLLVEPKDFE
- a CDS encoding type II toxin-antitoxin system VapC family toxin, translated to MKKLFVDTSAWVAVVNRRDQYHTIAAPFYKKALKEYGQLLTTNLVAAETYVLLRLDSGLDVALGWWEKISASLKIQVVYIDSDITTEAVKLLRKFDDQTFSLTDAVSFKVMERGGIEEAFAFDVHFKVAGFTMLP
- a CDS encoding flavodoxin family protein translates to MKVVAFNGSPRKNGNTFASLKIVLSKLEQEGIETELIQLGGKRLSGCKACGGCIRNKDKRCTITDDDMNTFIAKMIEADGIIIGSPVYFGNVTPEVKALIDRSGFVSSANGGLFKRKVGAAVVAARRAGANFTYAAINFFFGINQMIVPNSSYWNMTLSRDIGDLEKDEEGKRTFATLGENMAWLLKKMA
- a CDS encoding CopG family transcriptional regulator; amino-acid sequence: MNKVPLQVYLDQRVHERLRQVAKKKKVSKSDLVRKYVYRGLEEDLGREDPALDIIGIGTGKTSDIAQRHDHYLVLRERETWKE